Below is a window of Calditrichota bacterium DNA.
GCGGTTTCATTTTTTGCAGCAGCGCCGAGCCAATGAAGCGGCCCACCATGGCGCTGCCCCAATAGTAGGATACGAAACCGGCCGCGGCAGCTTCCACGAGCCCCGCGATATCGGGCTGACCCAGAAAGTTCACGAGAAAACTTCCGATCGAAACTTCGGCGCCGACGTACAGGAATATTCCGACAGCGGCCAAGCGAAGGTGACGGTATTTTAGAGCGTCGCTGAGTCGCGCGTGCTTTGATTCGGCGTCTTCTACGACGGGAATCTTGGGCAGTTTCACGAGCGCCATGATGATTGCCAAGACAAACAACGCACCCGCGAGCAGCAAGTACGGCATTTGAACCGACGCGGCCTTTTCGAGTTTTGCGGCCAATTGTTCCGACTCAGGAAGCAGAGAAAGCTGTTCGGCGGAAAGAGTTGTACCCAAGATTAAGAGCCCACCGAGATAAGGAGCCGTTGTGTGACCGAGCGAATTGACGGCCTGGGCAAGATTCAAACGGCTCGAAGCGGTTTCAGGTTTGCCGAGCACGGCAGCATAGGGATTGGCGGCGACTTGCAGCACGGTGATGCCGGTTGCGAGCACGAACAACGCCGTGAGAAAGAGCGGATAAGACAGATTTCCCGCCGCGGGGTAAAAAAGCAGCGCGCCCACTCCCGCGAAGGCCAACCCCACAACGACTCCGCGTTGATAGCCGATCAGCGCGATCATTTTGCCCGCCGGTATCGACATCAAGAAATAAGCAGCGAAAAACGTGAATTGAATGAACATCACTTTGGTGTAGTTCAAGTCGAACACGGGCTTCAAATGCGGCACAAGAATGTCGTTCAGGCAGGTCAGAAATCCCCACATGAAAAACAAAATGGTCACGATCGCAAACGCAGATTTGTAGGAGGAGTTTTGCATGGAGAAGTACGGTGTGATAAATTTCAGGGCGTGCCGGAAAAAGTTTTGCTGATGAAGAGAGCGTCATCCCGAATCAGTGCGCCGAGATAGTGTGTGCTGTCCTCCAGCATGTCGACGTGAACCATCCAGCCTTTTGGCAACGGGAGAATTTCCGCGTACAACGGAGGCTTCAGCGAGATTCCCAATTCCGCAAGAGCCGTGGCTGGCCAACCGTATTGCTTCGTGAACGCGCGTTGAGAATAGTAGATCTCGTGGGCTATTTCGCTGAGCCGCCAACTGCCGGGTGTGATCGATACGGAGGTTTGCGTCGACGAATCCGCAAACACGACCGCGCCCCACATTTCGGGGCGGTGCATGTCGATTACTCCTTGCGGCGACCAGACCCAATTGTGCTCGGGACGACCTTCAATCTTATGGTACTTTCCGTCTTTGATTTCGGAGTCCCACTCCACACGCGAGAAGTTGATGCGCCAATCGCCTAACTCCGGAGGGCTGAACGAATGACTGCACATTTCGAGACCGCGCCACGGCAGCGCAATTTCCAACGTCCAACCGCTGTCGATATCCGAGGGATCATTCAGCGTGCCGTCAATATGTACGGCAGATTGCAGCCCCTCGATGTTCCATTCGTTCAGAGCGTGGCCGTCGTCCTTGTAAGGTTTCGGAAGAAAGAGATCCCATTGCGTGTTGAGAGCATTGATTTCCAATTCACCGTATTGATGGCTGTCTCCGTCGGGATCGAGGAAGACTTCGAAATCATTGTCATGGAAGATAACTTGATCGCGTTCGGTGATCGTGGCCCACACATGCGGCTCTTGCAGTTCGGCGCCGATATAGAGATAGACGTCGTCGCGAAGCATTTTCACATGTGTACGCAGATTGGGAGCAGGCTGCTTGGCTCCTTCGATATCGACGAAATCGTCGCTCCATGCCGCGGCGGTCCATGCTTCGTCGTCGAGCCTGCCGTCGATAACGATGGCCGGAGTCGACGATACCGGGACCGTAAGACAATTGTACGTCTTGGGTAATGGGGCGGCGAATAGCACGAGCGGAAACAAGATCAAGAAGAGTTTTGTCATCCTGCATTCTCGCTTGTTTTACTCAGCTCGTTCCAGATTAATGCAGCGGCTCCCAAGACGGCGACATTGCCTTGTTTCAAACCGGACGGAAGAAGTTTGACTTTGCCTTTGAAGATATTCAACATGTAGTGTTCCATCCAACGGTATGTCGGCTCGAAAATGAGATTAGCGGAGTTGGCGAGTCCGCCGAACAGGAAAATTGCTTCCGGACTTGTGTAGGCGACGGAGTCGGCAAGTTTCAATCCGAGGATTTGGCCGGTGGTCTCAAAAACTTCGAGCGCAATTTTGTCTCCACGCGAGGCGGCTTCCGCAATAGCAACTGCTGTCAAATTCGATCCAGAGAGACCGCGCAGCTCGGAAGGTTGTGAATCACGG
It encodes the following:
- a CDS encoding sugar MFS transporter; its protein translation is MQNSSYKSAFAIVTILFFMWGFLTCLNDILVPHLKPVFDLNYTKVMFIQFTFFAAYFLMSIPAGKMIALIGYQRGVVVGLAFAGVGALLFYPAAGNLSYPLFLTALFVLATGITVLQVAANPYAAVLGKPETASSRLNLAQAVNSLGHTTAPYLGGLLILGTTLSAEQLSLLPESEQLAAKLEKAASVQMPYLLLAGALFVLAIIMALVKLPKIPVVEDAESKHARLSDALKYRHLRLAAVGIFLYVGAEVSIGSFLVNFLGQPDIAGLVEAAAAGFVSYYWGSAMVGRFIGSALLQKMKPRLVLAVAATFASLLVFVTILSSGHVAMWTILAVGFFNSVMFPIIFTLGIEDLGPLTSQGSSVLVMAIVGGAIIPVLQGALADTIGIHQAFILPAVCYLYIIYYAVKGSHHPVAPAAR
- a CDS encoding carbohydrate-binding family 9-like protein, whose product is MTKLFLILFPLVLFAAPLPKTYNCLTVPVSSTPAIVIDGRLDDEAWTAAAWSDDFVDIEGAKQPAPNLRTHVKMLRDDVYLYIGAELQEPHVWATITERDQVIFHDNDFEVFLDPDGDSHQYGELEINALNTQWDLFLPKPYKDDGHALNEWNIEGLQSAVHIDGTLNDPSDIDSGWTLEIALPWRGLEMCSHSFSPPELGDWRINFSRVEWDSEIKDGKYHKIEGRPEHNWVWSPQGVIDMHRPEMWGAVVFADSSTQTSVSITPGSWRLSEIAHEIYYSQRAFTKQYGWPATALAELGISLKPPLYAEILPLPKGWMVHVDMLEDSTHYLGALIRDDALFISKTFSGTP